A genome region from Terriglobia bacterium includes the following:
- the mce gene encoding methylmalonyl-CoA epimerase, producing MFEIDHLGIAVKSLAQAKTFYQNLGLQVMPEETVAQEKVRLAMVPLGESRIELLEPLSDDSPIAKFLAKRGEGLHHVSLRVDNLASTVENLKKSGVRLINEQIQVGAGGHLYVFVHPSSAGGVLLELCEEQPKGV from the coding sequence ATGTTCGAAATTGATCATTTGGGAATCGCGGTCAAGTCGCTTGCCCAGGCGAAAACCTTCTATCAGAACCTCGGCCTGCAGGTGATGCCGGAAGAAACCGTTGCCCAGGAGAAGGTCCGGTTGGCCATGGTGCCCCTCGGCGAGAGCCGCATCGAACTGCTGGAGCCGCTCTCCGACGACTCGCCCATCGCCAAGTTCCTCGCCAAGCGCGGCGAGGGCCTGCACCACGTCTCGCTGCGCGTGGACAACCTGGCGAGCACGGTAGAGAACCTGAAGAAGTCCGGCGTGCGCCTCATCAACGAGCAAATCCAGGTCGGCGCCGGCGGCCACCTCTACGTCTTCGTGCATCCTTCCAGCGCGGGTGGCGTGCTGCTGGAGTTGTGCGAAGAGCAGCCCAAAGGAGTGTGA
- the meaB gene encoding methylmalonyl Co-A mutase-associated GTPase MeaB codes for MATDNDNWVSRIRSGDPRALARAITTVENRAPESTDLLKALFPHTGHARIIGLTGAPGAGKSTLVDQLAKEYRKQNKTVGIIAVDPTSPYTGGAILGDRIRMGSHYADPGIYIRSMATRGSLGGLAGTSSDVAAVLDASGRDLVLIETVGVGQDEVDIVRLAEITVVILVPGMGDDVQTIKAGIMEIADVFVINKSDREGAERVEREIRAMQSLSTRSDGWTPPIVKTVASDGQGVPELAKAIAAYEDFLRTHNLGLQKKVQNWQERLVEMLRESLLERVLRDEMGDGAISRYAAEIAEHKRDPYSLVEEIVSKLGR; via the coding sequence GTGGCCACCGACAACGACAACTGGGTTTCACGCATTCGCTCCGGCGATCCCCGCGCCCTGGCGCGCGCCATCACCACGGTCGAGAACCGTGCGCCCGAATCCACCGATTTGCTCAAGGCGCTGTTCCCGCACACCGGGCACGCGCGCATCATCGGCCTGACCGGCGCTCCTGGAGCAGGCAAGAGCACCTTGGTTGACCAGCTCGCCAAGGAATACCGCAAACAAAACAAGACCGTCGGCATCATCGCCGTTGACCCTACCAGCCCCTACACCGGCGGCGCGATTTTGGGCGACCGCATCCGCATGGGCTCGCACTACGCCGACCCCGGCATCTACATCCGCAGCATGGCCACGCGCGGCTCGCTCGGCGGCCTGGCCGGCACCTCCTCCGACGTCGCCGCCGTGCTCGATGCCAGCGGGCGCGACCTGGTGTTGATCGAGACCGTCGGCGTCGGACAGGACGAGGTGGACATCGTGCGCCTGGCCGAGATCACCGTCGTCATTCTCGTGCCCGGCATGGGCGACGACGTGCAGACCATCAAGGCCGGCATCATGGAAATTGCGGACGTGTTTGTCATCAACAAGAGCGACCGCGAGGGGGCGGAGCGCGTGGAGCGCGAGATCCGTGCCATGCAGTCGCTCTCCACGCGCTCCGATGGCTGGACGCCGCCGATCGTCAAGACCGTCGCCAGCGACGGCCAGGGCGTCCCGGAACTGGCGAAAGCCATCGCCGCCTACGAAGATTTCCTGCGGACGCACAATCTCGGCCTGCAGAAAAAGGTGCAGAACTGGCAGGAGCGCCTGGTCGAAATGCTGCGCGAGTCGCTGCTGGAGCGCGTTCTGCGCGACGAAATGGGAGATGGAGCGATCTCCCGCTACGCCGCCGAAATCGCCGAACACAAGCGTGACCCGTACTCGCTGGTGGAAGAGATTGTCAGCAAGCTCGGGCGCTAA